Proteins encoded within one genomic window of Camelina sativa cultivar DH55 chromosome 19, Cs, whole genome shotgun sequence:
- the LOC104766586 gene encoding xyloglucan endotransglucosylase/hydrolase protein 4-like, whose product MAVSSSPWALMALFLMATSTMVMAIPPRKAVDVPFGRNYVPTWAFDHQKQFRGGSELQLILDKYTGTGFQSKGSYLFGHFSMHIKLPAGDTAGVVTAFYLSSTNNEHDEIDFEFLGNRTGQPAILQTNVFTGGKGNREQRIYLWFDPSKAYHTYSILWNMYQIVFFVDNIPIRTFKNSKDLGVRFPFNQPMKLYSSLWNADDWATRGGLEKTNWANAPFIASYKGFHIDGCQASVEAKYCATQGRMWWDQKEFRDLDAYQWRRLKWVRSKWTIYNYCTDRTRFPAMPVECKRDRDA is encoded by the exons ATGGCAGTTTCTTCATCTCCATGGGCTCTAATGGCTTTGTTTCTGATGGCTACTTCAACAATGGTGATGGCTATTCCTCCACGCAAGGCTGTTGACGTACCCTTTGGCCGTAACTACGTCCCAACTTGGGCTTTTGACCACCAGAAACAGTTCAGAGGTGGTTCCGAACTTCAGCTCATCCTCGACAAATACACTG GGACAGGGTTTCAATCAAAAGGGTCATATTTGTTTGGACATTTCAGTATGCACATAAAGCTTCCGGCTGGTGACACAGCTGGAGTCGTCACAGCTTTCTAT CTGTCATCGACCAACAACGAGCATGACGAGATAGACTTCGAGTTTCTTGGGAACAGGACAGGACAACCAGCAATATTGCAGACGAATGTGTTCACAGGAGGAAAAGGAAACAGAGAACAACGCATCTATCTCTGGTTCGATCCATCTAAGGCTTACCACACTTACTCCATCCTCTGGAACATGTACCAGATCGT ATTCTTTGTTGACAACATACCAATCCGAACGTTCAAGAACTCCAAGGATCTAGGAGTGCGTTTCCCATTCAACCAACCGATGAAGCTTTACTCGAGCCTTTGGAACGCCGATGATTGGGCCACGAGAGGCGGTTTAGAAAAAACCAATTGGGCCAATGCACCTTTCATTGCATCCTACAAAGGATTCCACATTGATGGTTGCCAAGCTTCTGTGGAGGCTAAGTACTGTGCCACCCAAGGCCGCATGTGGTGGGACCAAAAGGAATTTCGTGACCTTGACGCTTACCAATGGCGTCGTCTCAAATGGGTCCGCTCGAAGTGGACCATCTACAACTATTGTACCGACCGGACTAGGTTCCCGGCCATGCCAGTGGAATGTAAAAGGGACAGAGACGCATAA
- the LOC104766587 gene encoding phospholipase A2-alpha-like yields MSHEIEEAKERVTGSSSSTFFLTHFIFTKTKVIFFSLSELSSSTMAAPIILFSFLFFFSVSVSALNVGVQLTHPSISLSKECSRKCESEFCSVPPFLRYGKYCGPLYSGCPGERPCDGLDSCCMNHDACVQSKNNDYLSQECSQKFINCMNNFSQKKQPTFKGNKCDADEVIDVISIVMEAALIAGRVFKKP; encoded by the exons ATGAGTCACGAGATAGAAGAAGCCAAAGAGAGAGTCACAGGCTCTTCGTCTTCTACCTTCTTCCTTACTCATTTCATTTTCACCAAAACCAAAGTTATATTCTTCTCACTTTCCGAGCTTTCCAGTTCAACTATGGCGGCTCCGATCATacttttctctttccttttcttcttctctgtctccgTCTCTGCGCTTAACGTCGGTGTTCAGCTCACACATCCCTCCATTTCCTTG AGTAAAGAATGTAGCCGGAAATGTGAATCAGAGTTCTGTTCAG TGCCTCCATTTCTGAGGTATGGCAAGTATTGTGGACCACTTTACAGTGGATGTCCTGGTGAAAGACCTTGTGATGGTCTTGATTCTTGTTGCATGAACCATGATGCTTGTGTCCAATCCAAGAATA ATGACTATCTAAGCCAGGAGTGTAGTCAGAAGTTCATTAACTGCATGAACAATTTCAGCCAGAAGAAGCAACCGACGTTCAAAGGTAACAAATGCGATGCTGATGAAGTGATTGATGTCATCTCCATTGTCATGGAAGCTGCTCTTATCGCCGGCAGAGTCTTCAAAAAACCctaa